The following coding sequences lie in one Paenibacillus durus ATCC 35681 genomic window:
- a CDS encoding vWA domain-containing protein has product MKQILLITDGCSNVGESPVMAAAHARQDGITVNVIGVVDYGTIGELGSREIDDIAKAGGGLSRIVGTPQLAQTMQMMTRKTVVQTIQQAVNKEVKKILGEGSLEDLPPAKRSQVVTVVDELSETAPLRLALLIDASASMKPKLAAVEDAIRDLALSLEAREGVSEISVFHFPGSTSEAAVLDMDWSSNVSDIRKLFGKIRMKGATPTGPAIFKVLEHFGYDTLDEHQGRLAAHSDEGEGMPGGYVV; this is encoded by the coding sequence ATGAAGCAAATTTTACTCATAACGGACGGATGCTCCAATGTAGGAGAAAGCCCGGTAATGGCGGCGGCGCATGCCCGTCAGGACGGGATAACGGTGAATGTGATCGGGGTCGTCGATTATGGAACGATCGGCGAGCTGGGGAGCAGGGAGATCGATGATATTGCCAAAGCGGGCGGCGGACTCAGCCGGATCGTCGGTACGCCGCAGCTGGCCCAGACCATGCAGATGATGACCCGCAAGACGGTGGTTCAGACGATTCAGCAGGCGGTTAATAAGGAGGTGAAAAAAATACTGGGCGAAGGCTCTCTGGAGGACCTGCCTCCGGCCAAACGCTCGCAAGTCGTTACGGTGGTGGATGAGCTCAGCGAGACGGCGCCGCTGCGGCTGGCGCTTCTAATCGACGCCAGCGCAAGCATGAAGCCGAAGCTCGCAGCGGTGGAGGATGCGATCCGCGATCTGGCGCTCAGCCTTGAAGCGCGGGAGGGCGTTAGCGAAATTTCCGTATTCCATTTTCCGGGCTCTACCAGCGAGGCGGCTGTGCTCGATATGGATTGGAGCAGCAATGTGTCGGACATCCGTAAGCTGTTCGGCAAAATCCGCATGAAGGGGGCGACGCCGACAGGCCCGGCGATTTTCAAGGTGCTTGAACATTTCGGGTATGATACACTAGATGAACATCAAGGCCGCCTGGCGGCTCATTCAGATGAAGGAGAAGGGATGCCTGGTGGGTACGTTGTC